A part of Arachis hypogaea cultivar Tifrunner chromosome 12, arahy.Tifrunner.gnm2.J5K5, whole genome shotgun sequence genomic DNA contains:
- the LOC140176666 gene encoding uncharacterized protein: MKLSDNALQQTGGDLVGFLGEQVPILGSVWLQTTLGEHPLSKTCDIQYLVVDCFSPYNLILGRPFLNKFGAIVSTVHLCVKFPSQHNQVVTIHGDHKEARQCYNISMKLPTRFKQQVNNLHHASNNSALADLDPRADFSERPTPSGDLQKVYFYNNPNKFTYVGTSLDDGELQAITTFLQTQADLFTWTPSDMPGIDPQIISHKLAINPSARPVQQKKRNLGEEKKKASLEETQKLINAEFIKEIRFTT; this comes from the coding sequence ATGAAGCTCAGCGACAACGCACTCCAGCAAACAGGAGGAGACCTCGTCGGATTCTTGGGTGAGCAAGTACCAATATTGGGgtcagtgtggttacaaaccacactgggtgagcatcctctttccaaaacatGTGATATTCAATATTTAGTTGTTGATTGCTTTAGCCCATACAACCTCATACTAGGCCGACCTTTTTTGAATAAGTTCGGTGCCATTGTATCTACAGTTCACCTGTGTGTCAAGTTCCCTTCGCAGCATAACCAGGTTGTAACAATCCATGGAGATCATAAAGAGGCGCGCCAATGCTACAACATCAGCATGAAGCTACCAACCCGTTTCAAACAACAAGTCAACAACCTACACCACGCATCAAACAACTCGGCATTAGCCGACCTTGATCCGCGAGCCGACTTTTCGGAACGACCAACACCATCCGGAGACTTACAgaaagtatatttttataataatccTAACAAATTCACTTATGTAGGTACATCCCTCGACGATGGTGAACTACAAGCCATCACCACCTTTTTACAAACACAAGCCGACCTCTTCACGTGGACACCTTCTGACATGCCCGGCATCGATCCACAGATAATCAGCCACAAATTAGCAATAAACCCATCTGCACGACCGGTACAACAGAAGAAACGGAACCTCggcgaagaaaagaaaaaagcatcATTAGAAGAAACTCAAAAGCTGATCAATGCAGAGTTCATCAAGGAAATCAGATTTACTACCTAG